A single genomic interval of uncultured Desulfobulbus sp. harbors:
- a CDS encoding response regulator transcription factor, which produces MLHDPLPTSQAIRIVIADDHPAVCQGLQLLLEPEGITVCAQASGRDEALAQVKKHRPDLVLVDLSLGDDDGILLVRDLQKLSVPSLVYTMHEDAHHIEAAFAAGGKGYVTKREVHRILVQGIRETATGCRFVSPRAALSLADRVAERRAAPLLLELSGQEQNVYRLLGQGEGTSDIAREMKISARTVESYYARILVKLELQTMRDLRRHAIDHYQKQGE; this is translated from the coding sequence ATGCTGCATGACCCGTTGCCGACATCCCAAGCTATTCGTATCGTGATCGCAGATGATCATCCCGCCGTCTGCCAGGGACTGCAACTGCTGTTGGAGCCCGAGGGAATCACGGTCTGTGCCCAGGCAAGCGGGCGAGACGAGGCCCTGGCTCAGGTGAAGAAGCATCGCCCAGACCTTGTTCTGGTGGATCTTTCCCTCGGCGACGACGATGGCATCCTCCTCGTCCGGGATCTGCAAAAGCTTTCTGTCCCCTCACTCGTGTACACCATGCACGAAGATGCGCATCATATCGAGGCGGCCTTTGCTGCCGGCGGCAAGGGATATGTCACCAAGCGGGAAGTGCATCGCATACTCGTGCAGGGCATCCGCGAAACAGCCACCGGTTGCCGTTTTGTCAGTCCGCGGGCGGCGTTGTCCCTGGCCGATCGGGTCGCTGAACGTCGTGCGGCCCCTCTCCTTCTCGAGTTGAGCGGTCAGGAGCAAAACGTCTACCGACTTTTGGGCCAAGGTGAAGGGACCTCGGATATTGCCCGGGAAATGAAGATCAGTGCCCGTACGGTCGAGTCCTACTACGCCCGCATTTTGGTCAAATTGGAGCTGCAAACCATGCGCGACCTCCGCCGCCACGCCATCGACCACTATCAAAAACAAGGCGAATAA
- a CDS encoding efflux RND transporter periplasmic adaptor subunit, translating into MAPRPRPKRSLPTSLLVLTGSLALALGLWACKQEKAAPAASSQPPRVSVLEITPRDMPVSFTYVAQTQSSHLVNIQARVSGFLDRQLYTEGAVVKAGQVLFRLDAKPFQVQLDQAQAVLSKQAAALETSRKNLARTKPLVKQNALALKDLDDATGQFQSAAAGVEQAKAQVEAAKLDLSYTTITSPVTGVSSSARQTEGTYISPQNSLLTTVAVLDPIWVNFNISENEMQRYRDEIAKGLLIAPKNRDYAVQVILVDGSAFPHSGHMTFADPSYDPQTGTFLVRASVPNPDSVLRPNQYVRVRLTGSVRPRAILVPQRAVQQGAKGHFVWLIDTNDTIEQRPVVVGDWQGDNWFIAEGLSSGERVVVDGTLMLQPGMKVQVAPATAASHDKPVGQ; encoded by the coding sequence ATGGCACCCCGACCTCGACCGAAACGTTCCTTGCCCACCTCCCTCCTGGTCCTGACGGGGAGTCTGGCCCTGGCCCTTGGCCTTTGGGCCTGCAAACAGGAAAAGGCTGCTCCGGCGGCATCCTCCCAGCCGCCACGCGTTTCGGTGCTGGAGATCACCCCTCGGGATATGCCGGTGAGCTTTACCTATGTCGCCCAGACGCAGAGCTCGCATCTGGTCAATATTCAGGCCAGGGTAAGCGGCTTTCTCGACCGACAGCTCTACACCGAAGGCGCGGTGGTCAAGGCCGGCCAAGTCCTTTTTCGGCTCGACGCCAAACCCTTTCAGGTTCAGCTCGACCAGGCCCAGGCCGTGCTGAGCAAGCAGGCCGCGGCCCTGGAGACCTCACGCAAAAACCTGGCGCGAACCAAGCCCCTGGTCAAACAGAACGCACTTGCGCTCAAGGACCTGGATGATGCCACCGGTCAGTTCCAATCGGCGGCCGCCGGGGTGGAGCAGGCCAAGGCCCAGGTGGAAGCGGCCAAGCTCGATCTCTCCTACACCACCATTACCTCTCCGGTGACCGGCGTCAGCAGTTCGGCCCGACAGACGGAAGGCACCTACATCAGCCCCCAGAACAGCCTCCTGACGACCGTTGCCGTTCTTGATCCCATCTGGGTCAATTTCAATATCTCCGAAAACGAGATGCAACGCTACCGGGATGAGATCGCCAAAGGGCTGCTCATCGCCCCGAAAAACAGGGACTATGCCGTCCAGGTCATCCTTGTCGACGGTTCGGCCTTTCCGCACAGCGGGCACATGACCTTCGCCGATCCCTCCTACGATCCCCAGACCGGCACCTTCCTCGTTCGCGCCAGCGTTCCCAATCCGGACAGCGTGCTGCGCCCCAACCAATATGTGCGGGTGCGCCTCACCGGCTCCGTCAGGCCCAGGGCGATTCTCGTCCCGCAGCGGGCGGTGCAGCAGGGAGCCAAAGGCCATTTCGTGTGGCTCATCGATACCAACGACACCATCGAACAACGCCCGGTGGTGGTCGGGGACTGGCAGGGAGATAATTGGTTTATTGCTGAAGGGTTGTCCAGCGGCGAACGGGTCGTGGTCGACGGCACCCTCATGCTCCAGCCGGGCATGAAGGTGCAGGTGGCACCGGCAACAGCGGCAAGCCACGACAAACCGGTCGGCCAATAA
- a CDS encoding multidrug efflux RND transporter permease subunit, with product MFSRFFIKRPIFATVVAIIICLAGLVSMNALPVEQYPTITPVQVTVSATYPGADSQTLADSVAAPIEAQINGVDNMLYMTSASSANGQLTLTVYFSLDTDPDIAQVQVQNRVNLATPQLPEAVSQLGVSVQKKASSIMMLIGIFAREERYSSNYIANYANVYVLDAIKRVPGAGQAQIMGAPDQAMRIWMNPDRMASLGITTSDIQQAVASQNALLGAGQIGQKPTSGPVEMTFPVVTQQPFTDPSQYGEIILRANQDGGGIVRLKDVARTEVGLRQYIIDAKLNGTPATFIAIYQQPGANGLEVSKAVRQALEQMRPRFPHGMDYVISLDTTDFVRLSIDEVVHTLFEAILLVVLVVYLFLQSFRTTIICAVAIVVPLISTFSGMLALGFSINLLTLFGLVLAIGMVVDDAIVVVENVERNMAQFHLPPKEATIRAMGEISGSLVAVVLVMASVFIPAAFLPGTTGQLYKQFAITIVVSVAVSGFVALTLTPAMCGLLLRHCQPPTRGFFAWFNRGVDALTQGFGQAVTLVIRRMGLAFLVLAVLIYAIVHLFEVLPTSFVPNEDQGYVMAAIVMPDSSSLDRTEDVADRVEGIFKTLPGVDTRTQLTGYSLIDSGFKTNAGTFFVTLKPFDQRYGSIKQARAENARAVLMGLHKEAASIQEGVVIPVAPPAIPGIGTTGGFEFWIQDTGAGQPARLDGLTRAFLAKAHARPELTGLNSTFRATTQQLRAEVDREKTSLLGVPITDVYSAIQAQFGSLTVSQFNQFSRVWWVILQSEPKYRQDPGDLTRLYVRSNQGDMVPLSALVATHWVSGPDLLPHFNGFPAAKVSGSAAAGYSSGQAIAAMEEVAREVLPAGYTFAWSGLAFEEKQSGGTSMLAFVFGLIIVFLVLAAQYESWTLPGTVMMAVPFGVLGALTANWLRGLENDVYFQIGLLVLIGLGAKNAILRVSFAVELRRQGKTIMEATIEAGEQRLRPIIMTSLAFAFGVLPLAIAMGAGANARHSIGTGIIGGMIGETTLAMLYVPLLFYLFDRFSEGKQTKQRKQASLPATAPSTSGDVAATDPETASEEQ from the coding sequence ATGTTCTCCCGATTTTTCATCAAGCGGCCGATTTTCGCCACCGTGGTCGCCATTATCATCTGTCTGGCAGGCCTGGTCTCCATGAACGCGCTCCCGGTCGAGCAGTATCCGACCATCACCCCGGTGCAGGTGACGGTCTCGGCAACCTATCCGGGCGCGGATTCCCAGACCCTGGCCGACTCGGTGGCCGCGCCCATCGAGGCGCAGATCAACGGCGTGGACAACATGCTCTATATGACCTCAGCCAGCTCCGCCAACGGCCAGTTGACCCTGACGGTCTACTTCTCCCTGGATACCGATCCGGATATCGCGCAGGTGCAGGTGCAGAACCGGGTCAACCTCGCCACCCCCCAGCTCCCTGAAGCGGTTTCGCAACTTGGTGTCTCGGTGCAGAAAAAGGCCTCCTCGATCATGATGCTGATCGGCATTTTTGCCAGGGAGGAACGCTACAGCAGCAACTACATCGCCAATTACGCCAATGTCTATGTCCTGGATGCGATCAAACGGGTGCCCGGAGCCGGTCAGGCGCAGATTATGGGCGCCCCTGATCAGGCCATGCGCATCTGGATGAATCCCGACCGCATGGCATCCCTGGGCATTACCACCAGCGATATACAGCAGGCGGTGGCCAGTCAGAACGCCCTGCTCGGCGCCGGTCAAATCGGACAGAAACCCACCAGCGGTCCGGTGGAGATGACCTTTCCGGTGGTCACCCAGCAGCCCTTCACCGACCCTTCGCAATACGGAGAAATCATCCTCCGCGCCAACCAGGACGGAGGGGGCATCGTCCGCTTGAAGGACGTGGCGCGGACCGAGGTCGGTCTACGACAGTACATCATCGACGCCAAGCTCAACGGCACCCCGGCCACCTTCATTGCCATCTATCAGCAGCCCGGTGCCAATGGGCTTGAGGTCTCCAAGGCGGTCCGCCAGGCCCTGGAGCAGATGAGACCCCGTTTTCCCCATGGCATGGATTACGTCATTTCGCTGGACACCACCGATTTTGTCCGCCTATCCATTGATGAGGTCGTTCACACCCTGTTTGAGGCCATCCTCCTGGTGGTCCTGGTGGTCTATCTCTTTTTGCAGAGTTTCCGCACCACCATCATCTGCGCGGTTGCCATCGTCGTGCCCCTGATCAGTACCTTCAGCGGCATGCTGGCCCTGGGATTTTCCATCAACCTGCTTACCCTGTTCGGCCTGGTGCTCGCCATCGGCATGGTGGTGGACGACGCCATCGTCGTGGTCGAAAATGTCGAACGCAACATGGCGCAGTTCCATCTCCCGCCCAAGGAGGCGACCATTCGCGCCATGGGCGAAATCTCCGGCTCGCTGGTCGCGGTGGTTTTGGTGATGGCCTCGGTGTTCATCCCGGCGGCCTTTCTTCCCGGGACCACGGGACAGCTCTACAAACAGTTCGCCATCACCATCGTGGTCTCGGTCGCGGTTTCCGGATTCGTGGCCCTGACCCTGACCCCGGCCATGTGCGGGCTGCTCCTGAGGCACTGTCAACCGCCGACCCGCGGATTTTTCGCCTGGTTCAATCGCGGGGTCGATGCCCTGACCCAGGGTTTTGGTCAGGCCGTGACCCTGGTTATCCGCCGTATGGGCCTGGCCTTCCTAGTGCTGGCGGTGCTGATATACGCAATCGTCCATCTCTTTGAGGTCCTGCCGACTAGCTTTGTCCCCAACGAGGATCAGGGCTACGTCATGGCGGCGATCGTCATGCCGGACTCGTCCAGCCTCGACCGGACCGAGGATGTGGCCGACCGGGTCGAAGGAATTTTCAAAACACTGCCCGGAGTCGACACCCGCACCCAGCTGACCGGCTACAGCCTGATCGACAGCGGGTTCAAGACCAATGCCGGCACATTTTTCGTCACCCTCAAACCCTTTGACCAGCGATACGGATCGATCAAACAGGCTCGAGCGGAAAATGCCCGAGCCGTGCTGATGGGGCTGCACAAGGAGGCCGCCTCTATTCAGGAGGGTGTGGTCATTCCGGTGGCACCGCCTGCGATCCCTGGCATCGGCACCACCGGCGGCTTTGAATTCTGGATTCAGGACACCGGGGCTGGCCAACCGGCCAGACTGGACGGACTGACCCGCGCATTTTTGGCCAAGGCCCATGCCCGGCCGGAACTTACCGGCCTCAACAGTACCTTCCGCGCCACCACCCAACAGCTGCGCGCGGAGGTGGACCGTGAAAAGACAAGCCTGCTCGGGGTGCCCATCACCGATGTCTACAGCGCCATCCAGGCGCAGTTCGGTTCGCTCACGGTCAGTCAGTTCAACCAGTTCAGCAGGGTCTGGTGGGTCATTTTGCAGTCCGAACCCAAATATCGTCAGGATCCCGGGGACCTGACCCGTCTCTATGTCCGCTCCAACCAGGGGGATATGGTGCCGCTGTCGGCCCTGGTCGCCACCCACTGGGTGAGCGGACCGGACCTGTTGCCGCATTTCAACGGCTTTCCCGCCGCCAAGGTGAGCGGCAGCGCCGCCGCCGGTTACAGTTCCGGTCAGGCGATCGCCGCCATGGAAGAGGTTGCCCGCGAGGTGCTGCCCGCGGGCTATACCTTTGCCTGGTCGGGCCTGGCCTTCGAGGAGAAGCAGTCCGGCGGCACCTCCATGCTGGCCTTTGTGTTCGGCCTGATCATCGTCTTTCTCGTTCTCGCGGCCCAGTATGAATCCTGGACCCTGCCGGGGACGGTGATGATGGCCGTTCCCTTTGGCGTGCTCGGGGCCTTGACGGCGAACTGGCTGCGCGGACTGGAAAACGACGTCTATTTTCAGATCGGCCTGCTGGTACTGATCGGTCTGGGGGCCAAAAACGCCATCCTGCGGGTGTCCTTTGCGGTCGAACTGCGGCGGCAGGGAAAAACGATCATGGAGGCGACCATCGAGGCGGGGGAGCAACGCCTCAGGCCCATCATCATGACCTCGCTCGCCTTTGCCTTTGGTGTGCTGCCCCTGGCCATTGCCATGGGGGCCGGTGCCAATGCGCGCCACTCCATCGGCACCGGCATCATCGGCGGCATGATCGGCGAAACCACCCTGGCCATGTTGTACGTACCGCTGTTGTTTTATCTCTTCGACCGTTTCAGCGAAGGCAAACAGACAAAACAGCGTAAACAGGCATCGCTGCCCGCCACTGCCCCGTCCACCAGCGGCGATGTCGCGGCAACTGATCCGGAGACGGCTTCGGAGGAACAGTGA
- a CDS encoding response regulator transcription factor — MSRPTHPTVLLVDDHPAVRDAMAQLLEANNIAVCGQASGLEDAMALLDLRRPDLVLVDLLPGDEGLKLVGHLQSRGIPAVVCSSCRNTEYTRRALDAGARAYVAKEDAAQALPRILRDVLNGWVLISPRAAE; from the coding sequence ATGAGCAGACCAACCCACCCGACGGTGCTTTTGGTGGATGACCATCCCGCTGTGCGCGATGCCATGGCCCAACTGCTTGAGGCAAACAATATAGCGGTATGCGGCCAGGCCAGCGGGCTTGAGGACGCCATGGCCCTCCTCGACCTGCGGCGTCCCGATCTGGTGCTGGTGGATCTTCTTCCCGGTGACGAGGGGTTGAAGCTGGTGGGCCATCTGCAGAGCCGGGGAATACCCGCGGTGGTCTGCTCTTCTTGCCGGAATACGGAGTACACGCGTCGGGCTCTGGATGCCGGAGCCCGGGCATACGTGGCCAAGGAGGATGCGGCACAGGCCCTGCCGCGCATCCTGAGAGATGTACTGAACGGCTGGGTCCTGATCAGCCCACGGGCGGCGGAATGA